Proteins encoded in a region of the Synechococcus sp. BIOS-U3-1 genome:
- a CDS encoding type IV pilus modification PilV family protein — translation MSNNLSKQQLRHLLSNGSKGITMVEVLLAGVIMLIVMVGTARISIQSITSGRHRIERDRIEAAIHNNIQLIQQADSMLTLESMPKKDQRSACLNPAAYLKKQLSQKGGAIAVPAPALSGVSHNNLIERSISAGQHPGITVITYQFLAPEHSIKNERRTIELNPNFQTRCILE, via the coding sequence ATGAGCAATAATTTATCCAAGCAGCAATTACGTCACCTACTTAGCAATGGCAGCAAGGGCATTACGATGGTAGAGGTACTCCTCGCTGGGGTGATTATGCTGATTGTGATGGTTGGAACTGCGAGGATTTCAATCCAATCGATCACAAGTGGCAGGCATCGAATCGAACGAGACAGAATCGAAGCTGCAATACACAACAATATTCAATTAATTCAACAGGCTGATTCAATGCTAACCCTGGAATCAATGCCGAAAAAAGACCAAAGATCGGCCTGTCTCAATCCAGCTGCATACCTTAAAAAGCAATTATCACAAAAAGGTGGGGCAATTGCTGTTCCTGCACCGGCCTTATCCGGGGTGAGTCATAACAACCTGATCGAAAGATCAATCTCGGCAGGACAACATCCGGGCATTACTGTTATCACTTATCAATTTCTAGCCCCAGAGCATTCAATTAAGAACGAACGAAGAACTATCGAACTCAATCCCAATTTCCAGACCCGATGCATTTTAGAATAA
- a CDS encoding type IV pilin protein: protein MSLASENEKGFSLTELIVTVAIVGILGAVAWPQYFNQVQKTRQNETATHLSQLQVTIAAFVDEMGLLPKSWADLNKITPLMTPSGPAVEENFEWISLASAACKKAAKSKSNSNQDEMNCYEANITEKDQIFTLQARSKNPDAGTYNVVACIDLRNGSSDLRKGTHGEAASINDLQCVGNGQ, encoded by the coding sequence ATGTCACTCGCCAGTGAAAACGAAAAAGGTTTTTCATTGACTGAACTAATCGTGACTGTTGCAATTGTTGGCATCCTAGGAGCCGTCGCTTGGCCCCAATACTTCAACCAAGTACAGAAAACCAGGCAAAACGAAACAGCAACGCACTTATCGCAACTACAGGTCACAATCGCGGCGTTTGTCGACGAGATGGGCTTGCTGCCAAAAAGTTGGGCTGATCTCAACAAGATCACCCCGCTGATGACGCCCAGCGGGCCGGCCGTTGAAGAAAATTTCGAATGGATTTCGCTCGCGAGCGCAGCCTGCAAGAAGGCAGCAAAAAGCAAATCAAATAGCAATCAAGATGAGATGAATTGCTATGAGGCGAACATCACAGAAAAGGATCAGATTTTCACCTTACAAGCACGTTCGAAAAATCCAGATGCTGGCACTTACAACGTTGTGGCCTGCATTGATCTACGCAACGGGTCCAGTGATTTAAGGAAAGGAACTCACGGGGAGGCTGCTTCAATCAACGATTTACAATGCGTGGGGAATGGTCAATGA
- a CDS encoding type IV pilin protein: MAASADHQDILIPELMTTIKTQLLRSLATRSSRAQTALSGGFTLVELLVVVAIVGILSAVALPQFLGQTKKAAATEGTQQASAIAKQASAYYLENGGVASGETHTNCSAYGGTIKQDNTNFTYGCSGTKDAFVVTATGKNTNDNTKGVTVTVTANLTDGTFSKPVVAGI; encoded by the coding sequence TTGGCAGCATCCGCTGACCATCAGGACATTCTCATCCCTGAACTCATGACAACGATCAAAACGCAGCTTCTTCGCTCACTGGCTACACGCTCAAGCAGGGCCCAAACAGCCTTGAGCGGAGGCTTCACGCTGGTTGAACTCCTTGTTGTGGTGGCGATTGTTGGAATCCTGAGCGCCGTGGCACTTCCTCAATTTTTGGGGCAGACCAAAAAAGCAGCAGCGACGGAGGGGACGCAACAGGCCTCAGCAATTGCAAAGCAAGCCAGTGCGTACTACTTGGAGAACGGTGGGGTTGCAAGCGGAGAAACTCACACAAATTGCTCCGCCTATGGAGGAACAATCAAGCAGGACAATACTAATTTTACCTATGGCTGCTCAGGGACCAAAGATGCGTTTGTCGTAACCGCAACTGGTAAAAATACGAACGACAATACAAAAGGAGTGACTGTCACTGTCACTGCAAACCTTACCGACGGAACGTTCTCAAAGCCAGTTGTTGCAGGCATTTAA
- the lepA gene encoding translation elongation factor 4, protein MTDAPVSRIRNFCIIAHIDHGKSTLADRLLQDTGTVANRDMQEQFLDNMDLERERGITIKLQAARMNYTAADGETYTLNLIDTPGHVDFSYEVSRSLQACEGALLVVDASQGVEAQTLANVYLALENDLEIIPVLNKIDLPGADPDRIKEEIEAIIGLDCSNAIPCSAKTGLGVPEILQEVVDKVPAPANAVDEPTRALIFDSYYDPYRGVIVYFRVMSGRINCKDKVLLMESKKVYELDEVGVMAPDQRKVDELHAGEVGYLAASIKAVADARVGDTITLLNAPAEEALPGYTEAKPMVFCGLFPTEADQYPDLREALHKLQLSDAALKFEPETSSAMGFGFRCGFLGLLHMEIVQERLEREYDLDLIVTAPSVIYQVNMIDGSEEMVDNPATLPDPQKRESIEEPYVRMEIYAPNEYNGALMGLCQERRGEYIDMKYITTDRVTLIYELPLAEVVTDFFDQMKTRTQGYASMEYHLIGYRKNELVRLDVLINGERADPLTTIVHRDKAYNVGKGLVEKLKELIPRQQFKIPLQASIGSRIIASTSISAMRKDVLAKCYGGDISRKKKLLKKQAKGKKRMKAMGKVDVPQEAFMAVLKLNESK, encoded by the coding sequence ATGACCGACGCCCCCGTCTCACGGATCCGTAATTTCTGCATCATTGCCCACATCGACCATGGCAAGTCGACGCTGGCCGACCGTTTGTTGCAAGACACGGGCACGGTGGCTAACCGGGATATGCAGGAGCAGTTCCTGGACAATATGGATCTTGAGCGTGAGCGCGGTATCACGATCAAGCTGCAGGCGGCGCGGATGAATTACACCGCCGCTGATGGTGAGACCTACACCCTCAACCTGATCGATACCCCAGGCCACGTGGACTTTTCCTACGAGGTGAGCCGCAGCCTGCAGGCCTGTGAGGGAGCGCTGCTGGTGGTGGATGCCAGCCAGGGCGTGGAAGCCCAGACGCTGGCCAACGTGTACCTGGCCCTGGAGAACGATCTAGAAATCATTCCAGTGCTGAACAAGATTGATCTGCCGGGGGCGGATCCTGATCGCATCAAGGAAGAAATCGAAGCGATTATTGGGCTCGATTGCAGCAACGCGATTCCTTGTTCAGCCAAGACAGGACTTGGTGTGCCTGAGATTCTTCAGGAGGTGGTGGACAAGGTGCCTGCGCCTGCCAATGCGGTGGATGAACCCACCAGGGCTTTGATTTTTGATTCCTATTACGACCCCTACCGGGGAGTGATTGTGTATTTCCGGGTGATGAGCGGCCGGATCAATTGCAAAGACAAGGTCCTGCTGATGGAAAGCAAGAAGGTCTACGAGCTCGATGAAGTGGGTGTGATGGCGCCCGACCAGCGCAAGGTGGATGAGCTGCATGCCGGTGAGGTTGGGTATCTGGCTGCGTCGATCAAGGCCGTGGCTGATGCGCGGGTGGGTGACACCATCACCTTGCTCAATGCACCTGCTGAAGAGGCGTTGCCCGGTTACACCGAAGCCAAGCCGATGGTGTTCTGTGGTTTGTTTCCCACGGAGGCGGATCAGTACCCCGACCTGCGTGAAGCACTCCACAAGTTGCAGCTCTCTGACGCTGCGCTGAAGTTTGAACCTGAAACCAGCAGCGCCATGGGTTTCGGCTTCCGCTGCGGCTTCCTCGGTTTGCTGCACATGGAAATTGTGCAGGAGCGGCTGGAGCGCGAATACGACCTTGATCTGATTGTCACCGCACCGTCGGTGATTTACCAGGTGAACATGATTGATGGCAGCGAGGAGATGGTGGACAACCCCGCCACACTTCCGGATCCGCAGAAACGTGAATCGATCGAAGAGCCTTACGTGCGCATGGAGATCTATGCGCCTAATGAGTACAACGGTGCGCTGATGGGCCTTTGCCAGGAGCGTCGCGGTGAGTACATCGATATGAAGTACATCACCACTGACCGGGTGACGTTGATCTATGAACTACCGCTGGCTGAAGTGGTGACTGACTTCTTCGATCAGATGAAGACCCGCACCCAGGGCTATGCCTCGATGGAATACCACCTGATCGGTTATCGCAAAAATGAACTGGTGCGCCTTGATGTGTTGATTAACGGCGAACGGGCTGACCCGCTCACCACGATCGTGCACCGTGATAAGGCCTACAACGTGGGCAAGGGTCTGGTGGAAAAGCTCAAGGAGCTGATTCCTCGCCAGCAATTCAAGATTCCGCTGCAGGCTTCCATCGGTAGTCGCATCATTGCCTCCACAAGTATCAGTGCCATGCGTAAAGACGTGTTGGCCAAGTGTTATGGCGGTGATATCTCGCGGAAGAAGAAACTGTTGAAGAAACAGGCCAAAGGTAAGAAACGCATGAAGGCGATGGGCAAGGTCGATGTGCCGCAGGAAGCCTTTATGGCGGTGTTGAAGTTGAATGAATCGAAGTGA
- a CDS encoding type IV pilin protein: MNSFKQLLSRENIKSKNKKPNGFTMIELMIGVAIVGTLSAVALPQLTKAQSTAKSSAARTTAINTAKTCSIALIGTDSTDGDVATADYTGDVKITDAKDITCGLSAAFAFTGGEQDWKVTLIDGVSQVAENVTKP, from the coding sequence ATGAACTCCTTCAAACAACTTCTCAGCCGGGAAAACATCAAGTCGAAGAACAAAAAGCCAAACGGCTTCACAATGATCGAACTAATGATTGGCGTTGCCATTGTTGGAACATTATCTGCAGTAGCCCTGCCTCAATTAACAAAAGCTCAAAGCACAGCCAAGTCATCCGCCGCACGCACTACAGCAATCAATACCGCTAAGACTTGCTCTATTGCTTTAATTGGCACTGATTCTACGGACGGAGATGTTGCAACAGCCGATTACACAGGCGACGTAAAGATAACAGACGCTAAAGATATCACTTGTGGATTGTCTGCAGCTTTCGCCTTCACAGGTGGCGAACAAGACTGGAAGGTAACACTAATAGACGGAGTGAGCCAAGTTGCCGAAAACGTTACCAAACCTTGA
- a CDS encoding sensor histidine kinase, which yields MWVQSTSVFSVIAGYIVLLMLYGALADQQRKQGHQQLVAALTQSIETAGSQPSSLPLPGMGVQASLLPSSPNLLPQLQAGTSDQHWLVSRTRLTLPSGELRNLQVRQNVSASIKQQRFNQLLLVGAAGVSILFTSLLLRLVLRRGLLQPLQDLDQHLQSLEAGNLGAILVDPELQPRELRSIAESFNSLQLRLAEAWQRERAFANSVSHELRTPITVIVGHAQRLRRQNLPPAAERSAASIRLEAKRMDQLLRVLRDLARSDSARLQLQLMPVDPDQQLLLAYERVLPMAIDRLIIPQPSGKPHPMLCGDRVRLQECLDVLLENALIYSKGAVQMTSERVGDQMVLHVIDQGPGIAIDERELVVQRFKRGSTSAGTRGSGIGLALADQLMRAMQGALVIADADGGGADLQLRFKLWSDQDQQPDSER from the coding sequence ATGTGGGTGCAGTCCACATCAGTGTTCAGTGTGATCGCCGGTTACATCGTGTTGTTGATGCTCTATGGCGCTCTGGCCGATCAGCAACGCAAGCAGGGCCACCAGCAGCTTGTTGCTGCATTGACGCAAAGCATTGAGACAGCAGGCTCACAGCCCTCTTCACTGCCGTTGCCTGGCATGGGCGTGCAGGCCTCATTGTTGCCCTCAAGTCCGAACCTGTTGCCTCAATTACAAGCAGGCACATCAGATCAGCACTGGCTGGTGAGCCGAACACGCTTAACGCTGCCGTCCGGAGAACTCCGAAACCTTCAGGTCCGCCAGAACGTGTCGGCATCGATCAAGCAGCAGCGTTTCAATCAACTTTTGCTCGTGGGCGCTGCAGGTGTCTCGATTCTGTTCACATCACTGTTGCTGAGGCTGGTGTTGCGCCGTGGGCTGCTGCAGCCTCTGCAAGATCTCGATCAGCATTTGCAGTCTCTTGAAGCCGGCAATCTGGGCGCAATTCTTGTTGATCCTGAACTGCAGCCCAGGGAATTGCGTTCGATTGCAGAGTCTTTCAACAGCCTTCAACTGCGTTTGGCAGAGGCCTGGCAGCGGGAGCGCGCCTTTGCGAACTCCGTTTCCCATGAATTGCGGACACCGATCACCGTGATCGTTGGGCATGCCCAGCGACTGCGGCGGCAGAACCTTCCTCCAGCGGCTGAGCGCTCAGCAGCCTCCATCCGCTTAGAGGCCAAGCGGATGGATCAGCTGCTCAGGGTGCTTCGTGATCTGGCTCGCAGTGATTCAGCGCGGCTGCAGCTTCAGCTGATGCCTGTGGATCCCGATCAGCAGCTGCTGTTGGCCTATGAACGGGTGCTGCCGATGGCAATAGATCGACTGATCATTCCTCAACCCTCAGGCAAACCCCATCCGATGCTGTGTGGCGATCGTGTGCGTCTGCAGGAGTGCCTGGATGTGCTGCTGGAGAACGCCTTGATCTACAGCAAGGGGGCTGTGCAGATGACATCCGAGCGGGTCGGCGATCAGATGGTGTTGCACGTGATCGATCAGGGGCCAGGTATCGCCATTGATGAACGTGAGCTTGTTGTGCAACGTTTCAAGCGGGGCTCCACATCCGCTGGCACCCGAGGATCCGGGATCGGCCTTGCACTTGCCGATCAGCTGATGCGTGCGATGCAGGGAGCTCTGGTGATTGCTGATGCAGATGGGGGCGGTGCCGATCTGCAGCTTCGTTTCAAGCTTTGGTCAGATCAGGATCAGCAGCCGGACAGCGAGCGATGA
- a CDS encoding response regulator transcription factor: protein MCSSAVEANNSRLLVVDDDPELLLLLRDELSQQGLKCSSAACGSDALLMLRQERFDLVVLDWNLPDFDGTEICRRLRSSNDTTPVLMLTANDDVDDRVHALDLGVDDYLTKPFELKELHARVRAGLRRGQYASSERSKDSLSLGDLHIDLIERQVKRGDHALSLSRREFDLLAYLVKNKEVVQVRQQILESVWGAPFVGDPNTLDVYVGYLRRKIERPDQPALLQTVRGVGFIARCPAADPDLTKA, encoded by the coding sequence ATGTGCAGTTCCGCGGTGGAAGCCAACAACAGCAGATTGCTGGTCGTTGATGACGATCCCGAACTGCTCTTGCTGCTAAGGGATGAGCTCAGTCAGCAGGGGTTGAAATGCAGCAGTGCTGCTTGCGGCAGTGATGCCCTGCTGATGCTGAGGCAGGAACGATTTGATCTGGTCGTACTCGATTGGAACCTGCCTGATTTTGATGGAACTGAGATCTGCCGGCGTCTGCGCAGCAGCAACGACACCACACCAGTGCTGATGCTCACCGCCAATGATGACGTGGACGATCGGGTCCATGCGCTGGATCTCGGTGTGGACGATTACCTCACCAAACCCTTCGAGCTGAAAGAATTACACGCTCGCGTGCGTGCGGGCTTACGCCGAGGCCAATACGCCAGCTCCGAACGCAGCAAAGACAGCCTCAGCCTTGGAGATCTGCACATTGACCTGATCGAACGACAGGTCAAACGAGGAGATCATGCGTTGTCTCTCTCGCGGCGGGAATTCGATCTGCTCGCCTACCTGGTGAAGAACAAGGAGGTAGTCCAAGTTCGCCAGCAAATCCTGGAATCCGTTTGGGGAGCACCTTTCGTGGGTGACCCAAACACCCTGGATGTCTATGTGGGCTACTTGCGGCGCAAGATCGAGAGGCCCGATCAACCTGCTTTGTTGCAGACCGTGCGCGGAGTGGGGTTCATCGCTCGCTGTCCGGCTGCTGATCCTGATCTGACCAAAGCTTGA
- a CDS encoding GspH/FimT family pseudopilin: MRRASAGFSLVELTVTVAVMGIIASMASPNTAADRDRLQLDAAARRLQLGLERARLIARRAQQACGLSLGSDAWVEPEQRALPGELAPCSGIDLALQEDSEQGPIQVHTNLPDVIRVSANGLLLDGGTTVLSHARLDRSRCFVVSLPLGVSRVGVYPAGPPELGEAPRSTLCRPMAQED; encoded by the coding sequence ATGAGACGTGCGAGCGCAGGGTTCAGCCTCGTGGAGCTGACGGTCACTGTCGCTGTGATGGGGATCATCGCCTCAATGGCTTCGCCCAATACAGCTGCTGATCGTGATCGGTTGCAGCTGGATGCAGCAGCCCGGCGCTTGCAGCTCGGCCTGGAACGAGCCCGCTTGATCGCGAGACGTGCGCAGCAGGCCTGCGGGTTGAGCCTGGGCAGTGATGCTTGGGTGGAGCCTGAGCAGCGTGCATTGCCGGGTGAGTTGGCTCCCTGCTCAGGGATTGACTTGGCATTGCAAGAGGACTCTGAGCAAGGGCCGATTCAGGTGCACACCAACCTGCCGGATGTGATCCGCGTGTCGGCCAATGGCTTGCTGTTGGATGGAGGCACCACCGTGCTCAGCCATGCCCGGCTCGATCGAAGTCGCTGTTTTGTTGTGAGTTTGCCGTTGGGTGTGAGCAGGGTTGGTGTTTATCCGGCAGGCCCTCCTGAGCTGGGTGAAGCACCTCGCAGCACTCTCTGCCGACCCATGGCTCAGGAGGATTGA
- a CDS encoding prepilin-type N-terminal cleavage/methylation domain-containing protein, with translation MRRRCKAEGSRGFTLLELSLALSLGTLLFALMLRLIGADLQLGRAMAVRLSETSRQRRSLELIREELALAHGWQVNPPVSTRWPCRMSGRRPVLAIATVADDELARGEGAIVYSVGSVPDVIWRGQVLMRCGPAYSLDGVPNLRGAFQNRVLLDALPSDIGSGFTAQPHPQWPVLELEIQQQLPSGSGEQQLLRSRLAA, from the coding sequence ATGCGAAGACGGTGCAAAGCCGAAGGCTCGCGCGGATTCACGCTGTTGGAGCTATCGCTGGCTCTCAGTTTGGGCACCCTGTTGTTTGCACTGATGCTGCGGTTGATCGGCGCTGATCTGCAGTTGGGCAGGGCGATGGCCGTGCGCCTGAGTGAAACGTCTCGCCAGCGTCGCAGTCTGGAGCTGATTCGCGAAGAACTGGCATTGGCCCATGGCTGGCAAGTGAATCCACCGGTCTCCACGCGTTGGCCTTGCCGAATGAGTGGTCGTCGTCCGGTGCTGGCTATTGCCACTGTGGCTGACGATGAACTGGCGCGTGGTGAGGGTGCGATCGTCTACTCGGTTGGTTCTGTACCTGATGTGATCTGGCGCGGTCAGGTCTTGATGCGTTGTGGCCCGGCCTACAGCCTGGATGGCGTTCCTAACCTGCGGGGTGCTTTCCAGAACCGAGTCCTGCTGGATGCTCTTCCCAGCGACATCGGATCAGGATTCACGGCACAGCCCCACCCGCAATGGCCTGTGCTTGAGCTGGAGATCCAACAGCAGTTGCCGTCTGGTTCCGGTGAACAGCAATTACTGCGCAGTCGGTTGGCGGCCTGA
- a CDS encoding sensor histidine kinase, translating into MNRSGHWRSRLTGTMLGQLQLATYAAVLLGFTGATSTGLLLSERSRLRVGEDELLAASASLAVRLESQGDQGTALIVQDLQDHSSVRTNLWLEQPNGQVITPRRGHHPIPVALLQAAVAANPLRKQGQSNLIVLQEREYLTLLDRRLQSGDLLWSSTEISGLGSAQSEFLAWMILIWGSSLSASLLLVSLLVKRITRPLQELSSRSAELTAEGLQTAALPVPRGPEELSQLTRTYNALTERLAQSWSQQRQFVSAVSHELQAPLTLVSGSLKRVIRKAPELNAQLIQRLHDAEEETIGMQQLLNDLLDLSRSDSGRLQVKQEPVDLHPLLDEVVRAQGAALDRQLTLELPAEGSSTTALGDAARLRQVLLNLIENAHKYSPPEQPIQLRLRSDINSLVLEVEDRGIGIPFQDQAYVFDRFHRGANTTGQSGSGVGLSVVKLLLEAMGGSIKLRSEPGMGSCFAIQLRRAP; encoded by the coding sequence ATGAACCGTTCCGGCCACTGGCGCTCTCGCCTGACGGGCACCATGCTCGGCCAGCTGCAACTTGCCACCTACGCCGCAGTGCTGCTGGGCTTCACCGGTGCCACCAGTACGGGGCTGTTACTGAGCGAACGCAGCCGGCTACGTGTGGGTGAAGATGAGTTGCTTGCCGCATCGGCATCACTCGCTGTTCGTCTGGAGAGCCAAGGCGATCAGGGCACAGCGTTGATCGTGCAAGACCTGCAGGATCACTCCAGCGTGCGCACCAATCTGTGGCTGGAACAGCCCAACGGCCAGGTGATCACACCGCGAAGGGGCCATCACCCCATCCCAGTAGCTCTGCTGCAGGCCGCCGTTGCGGCAAACCCCCTACGGAAGCAAGGCCAATCCAATCTGATCGTTCTGCAAGAGCGCGAGTACCTCACCCTGTTAGACCGCCGTCTGCAGTCTGGTGATCTTCTCTGGAGCAGCACAGAGATCTCCGGCCTGGGCTCGGCCCAAAGCGAATTTCTAGCTTGGATGATCCTGATCTGGGGCAGCTCCCTCAGCGCCTCATTACTACTGGTCAGCCTGTTGGTGAAGCGGATCACCAGACCGTTGCAAGAGCTGAGCAGCCGCAGCGCCGAGCTCACTGCTGAAGGCCTGCAGACCGCTGCTTTACCGGTGCCGAGGGGTCCAGAAGAACTCAGCCAGCTGACCCGCACCTACAACGCCCTCACCGAGCGACTAGCTCAATCCTGGAGCCAACAACGTCAGTTCGTGAGCGCGGTGAGTCATGAATTACAAGCGCCGCTGACCCTGGTCTCGGGATCTCTCAAACGCGTGATCCGCAAAGCACCAGAGCTGAATGCACAACTAATTCAGCGTCTTCATGACGCCGAAGAGGAAACCATCGGCATGCAGCAGCTGCTCAATGACCTGCTCGACCTCTCCCGCAGCGATTCCGGGCGATTGCAGGTCAAACAGGAACCGGTAGATCTGCATCCTCTGTTGGATGAAGTGGTTCGTGCCCAGGGAGCGGCCCTGGATCGTCAACTCACCCTGGAGCTACCTGCAGAAGGCAGCTCCACTACAGCCCTCGGCGATGCCGCCAGGCTGCGGCAGGTGTTGCTCAACCTGATCGAAAACGCTCACAAGTACTCACCGCCTGAGCAGCCCATCCAGCTGCGCCTGCGATCGGACATCAACAGCTTGGTGCTTGAGGTGGAAGATCGAGGCATCGGCATTCCCTTTCAAGACCAGGCCTACGTCTTCGATCGCTTCCACCGCGGTGCCAACACCACAGGGCAAAGCGGCAGTGGCGTTGGATTATCCGTTGTGAAACTGTTGCTGGAGGCGATGGGTGGCAGCATCAAGTTGAGAAGCGAACCCGGCATGGGCAGTTGCTTTGCCATTCAATTGAGGCGAGCCCCTTGA
- a CDS encoding ABC transporter permease: MARWGLVIVAIYGLVALVTPVLLAAGLLPDPNAGLENPIYAPPSMAHWCGTDRLGRDVCVRTLQGSGVALQVVLLAVTFALVIGVPLGMVSGYLGGGVDRVLVLLMDTLYTLPVLLLSVVLAFLLGRGVPNAAAALCVVYIPQYFRVVRNQTAQVKAELFVEAARTLGAGPVWILRRYLLRNVITSVPVLLTLNAADAVLVLGGLGFLGLGLPETVPEWGSDLNLALAAVPTGVWWTALYPGLAMFVLVLGLSFLGEGLEAWVSSTGRDAAK; the protein is encoded by the coding sequence ATGGCCCGCTGGGGTCTGGTGATCGTGGCGATCTATGGCCTGGTGGCCCTGGTCACACCCGTGTTACTGGCCGCTGGACTGCTGCCGGATCCCAATGCAGGGCTGGAGAATCCCATCTATGCGCCTCCCTCAATGGCGCATTGGTGCGGCACCGACCGTCTCGGCCGTGATGTTTGCGTGCGCACGCTGCAAGGCAGCGGGGTAGCTCTTCAGGTTGTGCTCTTAGCTGTGACCTTCGCGCTGGTGATTGGTGTTCCCCTGGGCATGGTGAGTGGCTATCTGGGGGGAGGCGTGGATCGCGTGTTGGTGCTGCTGATGGACACGCTGTACACCTTGCCGGTGTTGTTGCTGTCGGTGGTGCTGGCTTTTCTGTTGGGGAGGGGGGTTCCCAATGCGGCCGCGGCATTGTGCGTGGTTTATATCCCTCAGTACTTCAGAGTGGTGCGCAATCAGACAGCCCAAGTAAAAGCAGAGCTGTTCGTGGAGGCAGCGCGCACGCTGGGTGCCGGACCGGTCTGGATCCTGCGCCGTTACCTACTGCGCAACGTGATCACCTCTGTGCCGGTGCTGCTCACCCTCAATGCTGCCGATGCGGTACTGGTGCTGGGTGGCCTCGGATTCCTTGGCCTAGGACTGCCGGAAACAGTGCCGGAATGGGGGAGTGATCTCAATCTTGCGCTTGCTGCCGTGCCGACCGGTGTGTGGTGGACCGCCCTCTATCCAGGCCTAGCGATGTTCGTGCTGGTGCTCGGGTTGTCGTTCCTGGGTGAGGGTCTCGAAGCCTGGGTCAGCAGCACGGGGCGTGACGCTGCAAAATAA
- the trmH gene encoding tRNA (guanosine(18)-2'-O)-methyltransferase TrmH — MPILPRRFQRLKQVLDSRMSDLTVLVEHVEKPHNLSAILRSCDAVGVLEAHAVSFSGRPRTFNSTAQGSQRWVPLHDHADISSAVRQLKTQGFRLYGTNLGVNARDYRECDFTGPSAFVLGAEKWGLTEEATALMDQAIFIPMRGMVQSLNVSVATATLLFEALRQRQAVGLAPLEGEGIPVERYTDLLFEWCYPEVAGWCREQGRSYPALSEDGEILEQLPRTAKLHC; from the coding sequence ATGCCGATTCTTCCCCGCCGATTTCAGCGTCTGAAGCAAGTCCTGGACAGCAGGATGTCGGATCTCACCGTTCTGGTGGAGCATGTGGAAAAACCCCACAACCTCTCGGCCATCCTGCGCAGTTGTGATGCCGTAGGGGTTCTCGAAGCCCATGCCGTGAGCTTCAGCGGCAGGCCCCGCACCTTCAACAGCACCGCCCAAGGAAGTCAGCGGTGGGTGCCGTTGCATGACCATGCCGACATCAGCAGCGCTGTGCGCCAGCTCAAGACTCAAGGTTTCCGGCTGTATGGCACCAACCTGGGCGTGAACGCGCGCGACTACCGCGAATGCGACTTCACCGGCCCCAGCGCCTTCGTTCTGGGTGCAGAGAAATGGGGGCTGACCGAGGAAGCCACCGCGTTGATGGATCAGGCAATCTTCATCCCCATGCGTGGCATGGTGCAGTCGCTGAATGTGTCAGTGGCCACGGCCACACTGCTGTTTGAAGCCCTCAGACAGCGTCAGGCGGTTGGGCTGGCACCACTTGAGGGTGAGGGGATTCCAGTAGAGCGTTATACCGACCTGCTGTTTGAGTGGTGCTACCCCGAGGTGGCGGGCTGGTGCCGCGAGCAGGGCCGCAGCTATCCGGCCCTCAGCGAAGACGGTGAGATTCTCGAGCAGCTGCCTCGCACAGCCAAGCTGCACTGCTGA
- a CDS encoding AIR synthase — MGTILTSNAAMELMRQSAVAGIPGEMHAEVVAGGCSDCAIVFKAGRHSGEPISRESGVTLYSKAEQVRLFSGMVIDYQESLSGGGFFLSGKTIDVSSCGNCFSFKAD; from the coding sequence ATGGGCACGATCTTGACGTCAAACGCGGCTATGGAGCTGATGCGTCAATCCGCCGTCGCCGGCATACCAGGTGAAATGCATGCCGAAGTGGTGGCGGGAGGCTGTTCTGATTGCGCGATTGTGTTCAAGGCAGGTCGTCATTCAGGTGAGCCAATCTCTAGAGAGTCTGGCGTGACGCTCTATTCAAAAGCCGAACAGGTCCGTCTGTTTTCGGGGATGGTTATCGATTATCAAGAATCACTATCCGGCGGAGGTTTTTTTCTGTCGGGTAAGACGATTGATGTGTCGTCGTGTGGAAATTGCTTCTCTTTTAAGGCTGATTGA